The sequence TACGACGGGTGGGAGTCGGTATCCTCCACTTCGCTCAGCAAGGATGGCCACTGGGTTGGTTTTGAGATCAATCCGCAAGATGGCGACGGCAGGGTGGAAGTAAAGCCTCACGATGGCCAAGGGAATAGTTTTTCGATTGAGAGAGGAGATCATTACACTTTTTCCCATGACAGTCATTGGGTGGTGGGAAAAATTCTGCCGCAAAAGGATACGGTGAGAATGCTTAAACTAGCCGAGAAAAAAGCCAAGGACATGCCAAAGGATAGCCTGTTTATCCTTTCCTTGGAAGAAGGTGGTTTGGAAAAGCTTTCTCGGATAAAGTCCTTCAAGGTTCCTGAAAAAGAAGGTAATTGGCTTGCTATCCATTTTGAGAAAGAGGATAAAGATGCATCCAAAGATAAATCCGCAAAAGACAGTACAGAAACCGACAGCACACATAAGAAGAAACATCCTAAAACAGATGGAACGCTTTTGACTGTGAGGAATTTTGACGGATCTGTTAGTTATGAAATTCAGCGTGTAGCCCAATACGGGTTCTCCGAGAAAGGTGATTACCTTTATTTTGTGCAAGCGGAAGAAGATACCCTTGACAATGCAGCCATCGGGCTGCTTGCATTGAAAAACGGTGAAAGGACGTTGCTTGATTCTGGAATGACCAAATACAGTGATGCGGCTTTTTCAAAGGACTTGAAACATTTCGCCTATTTGGCTTCTGGAGATTCGGCAAAAGCAGAGGAGCCTTATTACCAACTGTTTTTGCATAACATCGGTAAAGATGGAAGTGAGGCCATTGTAACCAAAGATACAGAAGGGCTTTTGGCAGAAGGCAAGGTGGCTAAAAGCGGCAATCTGAAGTTTTCAGAAAATGGAAGCAGGCTGTTTTTCGGTGTCAATGAAGACTACAAAACCTATGCTTACGAAGATGATACGACCATTCTTGATGAGGACCGCGTTTCTTTGGATATCTGGAGCTGGAAGGATGATGAAATCCAGCCGATGCAACTGGAGAATAAAGATCGGGAAGCCAATAAATCATTTTTAGCGGTCTATGATCTTAAAGACAAGTCAGTGGTCCAGTTGGGTGACCGTGAAGTGGACAATGTCAACTTGGACAAGGACGCAAAGTTTGACCTAGTGATCGCCACTGATGATCGCCCTTATCGCATCAATTATAGCTGGGATATCCAGATTGGCAGGGATATTTACCTTATCGATGTGGAAACAGGCCAAAAAAAGATGATTGCAAAGAATGCTAAAGGTTATCCTAGCCTTTCTCCGGCTGCCAAGTATGTGCATTGGTACAGTTATCCGGACAGTGCTTGGCTAGCTTATGATATTGCTGGACAAAAGACAGTCAACCTGACCAATACTATTGAAGACGACTTTTATGATCAACTTCATGACAGTCCTAGCATGCCTCGATCCTATGGGTCAGCAGGATGGACCAAGGACGATCAGGCGTTCATTGTTTACTCCCGCTATGATATTTGGAAAATAGATCCAAGTGGCAAAAAGGATCCTGTAAACATTACTGGAGGAACGGGTAAAGCGCAAAAGACCAGTTTCAGAAGAGAAGTGCTGGACAGGGAAGAAGAGTTTATCGATCCCAAAGCTCCCTTGATCCTATCCGCCTTCAATGAGCAAAATAAAAAGAGTGGATATTTTAAAGGTGATATTAATGGGGACGAAACTCCTGAGGAATTGATTTTTACGGATCATCGGTATTATGGGCTGGAGAAGGCCAAGGCAGCTGATGAAGTTATTGTGAGACGCTCCACCTTCCAGGAATATCCAGATGTGTATGCCACGGATTTGGATATGGGTGCGTTGACGCAACTTTCCCATGCCAATCCGCAACAAAAAGAGATCAATTGGGGAACCGTGGAATTGACGGAGTTTATGACCCTGAAAGGGGACAGTCTACAAGGAATGATCTATAAGCCAGAGGATTTCGATCCTAACAAAAAGTACCCGTTGATGGTATATTTCTATGAAAGAAGATCGGATAGCTTTCACAACTATATCAGTCCGGCCCCGAGTGCTTCGATCATTAACATTTCCTATTTTGTAAGCAATGGTTACGTGGTTTTTGTGCCGGATATTAAATACGATATCGGCCATCCTGGAAAAAGTGCCTATGACTGTATAGTGCCTGGCGTGATGTCTGTCGTGGAAAAAGGCTATGTGGATACCGACAATATGGCCATTCAAGGGCAAAGTTGGGGAGGTTATCAAGTGGCTTACCTCATCACGCAGACGGACATGTTCAAGGCAGCAGGTGCGGGAGCTCCCGTGGCCAATATGACTTCAGCTTACGGCGGAATCCGCTGGGGATCCGGTATGAGCAGGATGTTCCAGTACGAGCAGACCCAGTCCAGAATAGGAGGGACGCTTTGGGAAAAGCCCATGGAGTATATCGAGAATTCACCGCTGTTCTTTGCAGACCAGGTCAATACTCCCGTGCTGATCATGCACAATGACAAAGATGGGGCAGTGCCTTGGTACCAAGGAATAGAGTTTTTTATGTCCCTGAAACGGAACAGAACCCCTGCATGGCTGTTGGTTTACAATGGTGAAGACCACAACCTGCGCAAAAGGAAAAACAGAAAGGACCTTTCCATCCGACTAAGTCAGTTCTTTGACCACTATCTCAAAGGAGCGCCAGCCCCGCTATGGATGACAGAAGGGCTGCCCGCTGTGGAAAAAGGACGGACCCTGAAATATGAGCTGTCAGAATAAAATGTTATTTATTGCTGTTTGGGATTTGTAATCCCGAACCCAGATACGAGGCTGTCTCAAAAGTCCTCGTCATTGCGATTCCGATGGATATCGGAAGAGGCAATCTCATCATATGTGCAATGAAAGCACATCGAGATCACTTCACCCCGTTCGTGATGACGGATAATTTATTTACGAGACAGCCTCCCTGATATTTCGAATTTTACAATGCAAGTTTTATAAACAAGCCACTGATTGAGGGACGATCATTCATTGTTACCCTTTATCAGTGGCTTTTTTCTTATTGGTGAAAATTTAAATATTTATTCTGTTTTTACTTATTATTGATTTTTTTGATATTAAATTATGGGTTTTAATTAATTTATGTTCTAATATTTTGATTTTTTTCTTTTTATTAAATAATAAATTGTTTGCAAGCAGTTTTTTATTCTCCTAAATATTTTTCATAAACGGATTTTTACAATGAAAAAGAACCTGTTACTCAGTGTATTGATTGCATTGGTCTATCTGGCGGGATGCCAGACGGTCAATGAAGAAGAGATGGCATGGGGAGGATTAACACATCATGGAAAAGATGGTCCAATGACAGAAGCGTTTAAAGCCAATTTCCCCAATTCTTGGGAAAGAAATAAAGTATTAGAAATTTTAGAAAATGAAGCAACTGGAAACCGGAAAGCAAAAGGTGATAAATGTAACTAATTTATTCCTTGTGATAGTATTAATGACAGCGTGTGCCACTTCTCCTTTGTTGATGAAAAATGAAACGAGGAATGATCTAGCGTACGAAGTGATCAATTTACTTTCACTTTCTGACAATGGATTGTTTTATAAGACATTGAAAGCTGATCACCCTAGTATTTATGGGATGATGGATTATAATATGATAAATGAAAATAACCGCAAGGAAAGTGTAATCACAGAAATGGACAGGTATTTGGATTTTGATACGATATTCAATGCATCGCAACGTATGGAGCTCGATCATAAATTGAAAAACTTAAAAATTGTCCACCTTGATAGGAAACAGTTGAAAATAAGTAAACTAAGGTATGAACACACTGGTACTGGGAGATTGGAAAGAATTACTTTTCCTATCTTCCAACAAGATTCAAAAGGAAATTTATATGCTTTTTTGTTTTACAGCTGGAGTACTCCGAAGCGGATGAATGGAGCTTCCTACATTTATATTTTCGTAAAACACCATGATATATGGGAAAAGTTATCTACTGTCTTTGTTTCCATAACTTAACAGGAATGATAACAGGTTGAAGAAATGAAGACCTATTTAGCAATTCTTTTTGCTTGTTCTAGTTTCCTTAGCTGCAA comes from Echinicola vietnamensis DSM 17526 and encodes:
- a CDS encoding alpha/beta hydrolase family protein, coding for MNRLRVVLLLVLVSLNAFGQQKRPLKHEDYDGWESVSSTSLSKDGHWVGFEINPQDGDGRVEVKPHDGQGNSFSIERGDHYTFSHDSHWVVGKILPQKDTVRMLKLAEKKAKDMPKDSLFILSLEEGGLEKLSRIKSFKVPEKEGNWLAIHFEKEDKDASKDKSAKDSTETDSTHKKKHPKTDGTLLTVRNFDGSVSYEIQRVAQYGFSEKGDYLYFVQAEEDTLDNAAIGLLALKNGERTLLDSGMTKYSDAAFSKDLKHFAYLASGDSAKAEEPYYQLFLHNIGKDGSEAIVTKDTEGLLAEGKVAKSGNLKFSENGSRLFFGVNEDYKTYAYEDDTTILDEDRVSLDIWSWKDDEIQPMQLENKDREANKSFLAVYDLKDKSVVQLGDREVDNVNLDKDAKFDLVIATDDRPYRINYSWDIQIGRDIYLIDVETGQKKMIAKNAKGYPSLSPAAKYVHWYSYPDSAWLAYDIAGQKTVNLTNTIEDDFYDQLHDSPSMPRSYGSAGWTKDDQAFIVYSRYDIWKIDPSGKKDPVNITGGTGKAQKTSFRREVLDREEEFIDPKAPLILSAFNEQNKKSGYFKGDINGDETPEELIFTDHRYYGLEKAKAADEVIVRRSTFQEYPDVYATDLDMGALTQLSHANPQQKEINWGTVELTEFMTLKGDSLQGMIYKPEDFDPNKKYPLMVYFYERRSDSFHNYISPAPSASIINISYFVSNGYVVFVPDIKYDIGHPGKSAYDCIVPGVMSVVEKGYVDTDNMAIQGQSWGGYQVAYLITQTDMFKAAGAGAPVANMTSAYGGIRWGSGMSRMFQYEQTQSRIGGTLWEKPMEYIENSPLFFADQVNTPVLIMHNDKDGAVPWYQGIEFFMSLKRNRTPAWLLVYNGEDHNLRKRKNRKDLSIRLSQFFDHYLKGAPAPLWMTEGLPAVEKGRTLKYELSE